A section of the Mesobacillus jeotgali genome encodes:
- a CDS encoding response regulator transcription factor — MGKRVLVAEDEQRISQLLKMYLERESFEVEVANNGVEALEKAIQEPFDVIILDILMPGKDGFTVLEEIRKIKTTPVIMLSAKGEAQDLKRGEELGASEYILKPFSPKDVIAKIKELI; from the coding sequence ATGGGAAAGCGTGTACTGGTTGCAGAAGATGAACAAAGAATAAGCCAGTTGTTAAAGATGTACTTAGAAAGAGAATCTTTTGAGGTTGAGGTAGCAAACAATGGCGTAGAAGCATTGGAGAAAGCAATACAGGAACCCTTCGATGTCATCATTCTTGATATTTTAATGCCTGGAAAAGACGGCTTTACAGTGTTGGAGGAAATCAGGAAAATCAAAACCACACCCGTAATTATGCTTTCGGCTAAAGGTGAGGCCCAGGACCTTAAACGTGGGGAAGAATTAGGAGCCAGCGAGTATATTTTAAAGCCTTTCAGCCCAAAGGATGTCATTGCAAAAATAAAAGAACTGATATAA
- a CDS encoding class I SAM-dependent DNA methyltransferase: MGREFIPLFDDWAEFYDETVSGHDVEYKEVFEDYDKILHAVASKSTGTVLEFGVGTGNLTEKLISLGRVVYGVEPSKVMREKTRARFLDMHLYDGDFIHFPELPQKVDTIVSTYAFHHLTDDEKDSAIKLYSEILGNDGKIVFADTAFLDEKDREGRHRIVKEQGFLNLLEDLQREYYTTLEVLEHLFRKNGFEVRFEKMNPYVWLMEAVKVTKN; encoded by the coding sequence ATGGGAAGAGAATTTATCCCGTTGTTTGATGATTGGGCAGAATTTTATGATGAAACAGTTTCAGGTCATGATGTTGAGTATAAAGAAGTGTTCGAGGATTATGATAAAATATTACATGCAGTAGCATCTAAGTCAACAGGGACAGTACTGGAGTTTGGAGTCGGAACAGGAAATCTGACTGAAAAGCTGATTTCTTTAGGAAGAGTGGTCTACGGTGTAGAACCTTCCAAAGTGATGAGGGAGAAAACCAGAGCCAGATTTTTGGATATGCACTTGTATGATGGGGATTTTATTCATTTCCCTGAATTGCCCCAAAAAGTGGATACGATCGTAAGTACCTATGCTTTTCACCATTTAACAGATGATGAAAAAGATTCCGCCATCAAGTTATATAGTGAGATATTAGGGAATGATGGAAAGATTGTATTTGCTGATACCGCCTTTTTGGATGAAAAGGATCGTGAGGGGCGACACCGAATCGTAAAAGAGCAAGGCTTCCTAAATCTCCTTGAAGACCTTCAAAGAGAGTACTATACCACTCTTGAAGTACTGGAACATCTTTTTCGGAAAAACGGTTTTGAGGTTCGTTTCGAAAAGATGAACCCCTATGTTTGGCTGATGGAGGCTGTTAAAGTAACCAAAAATTAA
- the mtnN gene encoding 5'-methylthioadenosine/S-adenosylhomocysteine nucleosidase yields MRVGIIGAMDEEVDLLRSKMADREDITLAGSEFYNGKVDGLEVVLLKSGIGKVNAAMGTALLIEKFKPDVIINTGSAGGFHEELNVGDVVISTEVRHHDVDVTIFGYEYGQVPRMPAYFSPDANLVNVAEKSAGKINDIQVVKGLIASGDSFMNDPERVEFIRSKLPDLYAAEMEAAAIAQVAYQFEVPFVIIRSLSDIAGKDSNISFDQFLETAAKNSAELILLMLEELKK; encoded by the coding sequence ATGAGAGTTGGAATTATCGGTGCAATGGATGAAGAAGTAGATTTGCTTCGCAGTAAAATGGCAGACAGGGAAGATATCACTCTTGCAGGAAGTGAATTTTACAATGGCAAGGTTGATGGCCTGGAAGTAGTATTGCTTAAGTCTGGAATCGGTAAAGTGAATGCCGCTATGGGGACAGCGCTGTTGATTGAAAAGTTCAAGCCTGATGTCATCATCAATACAGGTTCTGCAGGCGGTTTCCATGAAGAACTGAATGTGGGTGATGTAGTTATTTCGACAGAGGTAAGGCATCATGATGTTGATGTTACAATCTTTGGCTATGAATATGGGCAGGTTCCTAGAATGCCTGCATATTTTTCACCTGATGCCAACCTTGTAAATGTAGCAGAAAAGAGTGCTGGAAAAATTAACGACATTCAAGTCGTAAAGGGTCTGATTGCTTCTGGGGACTCCTTCATGAACGACCCAGAGAGAGTAGAATTTATCAGAAGCAAACTGCCTGATTTGTATGCTGCTGAAATGGAAGCAGCTGCAATAGCCCAGGTTGCTTATCAATTTGAAGTGCCATTCGTGATTATCAGGTCATTATCAGACATTGCCGGGAAGGATTCGAATATTTCATTTGACCAATTCCTAGAAACTGCTGCTAAAAATTCCGCAGAACTAATTTTACTAATGTTAGAGGAGCTGAAAAAATAA
- a CDS encoding S-ribosylhomocysteine lyase, whose amino-acid sequence MVKKMNVESFNLDHTKVAAPYVRLAGTTQGASGDVIHKYDIRFCQPNKEHMEMPGLHSLEHLMAENIRNHHDTVVDISPMGCQTGFYLSVINHDDYDNILDVLEKTLKDVLEADEVPACNEIQCGWAASHSLEGAKEIAAKMLEKKDEWRQVFAE is encoded by the coding sequence ATGGTAAAGAAAATGAATGTCGAGAGTTTCAATCTTGATCATACAAAAGTTGCAGCACCATATGTAAGGCTTGCTGGTACGACCCAGGGAGCCAGTGGAGATGTTATCCATAAGTATGATATACGCTTCTGCCAGCCAAACAAGGAGCATATGGAAATGCCCGGTCTCCACTCACTTGAGCATTTAATGGCTGAAAATATCCGCAACCACCATGACACGGTTGTGGATATAAGCCCAATGGGATGTCAAACAGGATTTTATCTTTCAGTCATCAATCATGATGATTATGACAATATCCTGGATGTGCTGGAAAAAACATTGAAAGATGTACTTGAAGCCGATGAGGTGCCAGCTTGCAATGAAATCCAGTGCGGCTGGGCAGCCAGCCACAGTTTAGAGGGAGCAAAGGAAATTGCAGCAAAAATGCTGGAAAAGAAAGATGAGTGGCGCCAGGTTTTTGCTGAATAA
- a CDS encoding PLP-dependent cysteine synthase family protein, producing the protein MTVYRSIHELIGNTPMIELTRFHLPQDVRLFAKLEYLNPGGSIKDRLGLELLDEAFRSGKLAENGTLIEPTAGNTGIGVALAAINKGIDVIFVVPEKFSLEKQSIMKALGAKIIHTPTSEGMEGAIRKTEQLLMDIPNSYSPSQFSNPANPDTYYKTLGPEIWDDLDGEIDIFVAGAGTGGTFMGTARFLKEKNPMVKTVIVEPEGSILNGGESGPHKTEGIGMEFLPHYMDTSYFDGIHTVSDQNAFDRVKELAAKEGILAASSSGAALHSALQEAQKAPPGTKIVTIFPDGSERYLSKKIYEGGI; encoded by the coding sequence ATGACGGTTTACCGCAGTATCCATGAACTTATTGGAAATACACCGATGATTGAACTAACCAGATTCCATCTTCCACAAGATGTCCGGCTGTTCGCAAAGTTAGAATACTTAAATCCAGGCGGCAGTATAAAGGACCGGCTTGGCTTAGAATTACTGGATGAAGCATTCCGCTCAGGCAAATTAGCTGAAAACGGCACATTGATTGAACCGACTGCTGGAAATACTGGCATAGGAGTTGCACTTGCCGCGATTAATAAAGGCATTGATGTAATCTTTGTTGTACCAGAAAAATTCAGCCTTGAAAAGCAGTCAATCATGAAGGCGCTGGGAGCAAAAATCATCCATACTCCGACTTCGGAAGGAATGGAGGGAGCCATCCGTAAGACAGAACAATTGCTTATGGATATCCCAAATTCCTATTCCCCGTCACAATTCTCAAATCCAGCCAACCCTGATACCTACTATAAAACACTAGGGCCAGAGATTTGGGATGACCTGGATGGAGAGATTGATATTTTTGTAGCTGGTGCTGGTACTGGCGGAACTTTTATGGGTACTGCAAGGTTTTTAAAAGAAAAAAATCCAATGGTAAAGACCGTCATTGTTGAACCAGAAGGATCGATTCTTAATGGCGGCGAATCCGGCCCCCATAAAACAGAAGGAATTGGAATGGAATTCCTTCCGCATTACATGGACACTTCTTACTTTGATGGAATCCATACCGTTTCAGACCAAAATGCATTTGACCGCGTGAAAGAGCTCGCGGCTAAAGAGGGAATACTTGCTGCGAGTTCTTCTGGCGCAGCTCTTCATTCAGCTTTGCAGGAAGCACAAAAAGCCCCTCCAGGCACAAAAATCGTAACGATCTTCCCTGATGGAAGCGAGCGTTATTTAAGCAAAAAAATATACGAGGGGGGAATTTAA
- a CDS encoding bifunctional cystathionine gamma-lyase/homocysteine desulfhydrase, with protein MKRKTKLIHGGIPGDKTTGAVSFPIYQVSTYKQEEVGVHSGYEYSRTGNPTRFALEELIKDLEEGKRGFAFGSGMAAITAVMMLFNSGDHIVLTDDVYGGTYRIMNKVLNRIGIESTFVDTTDLDAVRSAIQPNTKALYIETPTNPLLKVTDIKASAQLAKEHGLLTIVDNTFSTPYWQTPLTMGADIVLHSATKYLGGHSDVVAGLVVVNDEQLADDLHFVQNSTGGILGPQDSWLLVRGIKTLGLRMEAHESSTKKIVEFLSGHESVGKVYYPGLESHPQHTIAKEQAGGFGGMVSFDVGSAEKAAEVLKKVKYFTLAESLGAVESLISVPAKMTHASIPAERRAELGITDGLIRISVGIEDVEDLIEDLSQAL; from the coding sequence ATGAAACGCAAAACAAAATTAATCCACGGCGGTATTCCAGGTGATAAAACGACGGGTGCCGTTTCATTTCCGATTTACCAGGTAAGTACTTATAAACAAGAAGAAGTGGGAGTGCATAGTGGGTATGAATATTCCCGGACTGGGAATCCGACAAGGTTTGCTCTCGAAGAGCTGATAAAGGACCTGGAAGAAGGAAAACGCGGGTTTGCTTTTGGTTCGGGCATGGCAGCCATCACTGCAGTCATGATGTTATTTAACTCAGGGGATCACATAGTTCTCACAGATGATGTATATGGCGGGACTTATCGGATCATGAATAAGGTGCTTAACAGGATTGGCATAGAGTCTACTTTTGTTGACACAACAGACCTGGATGCTGTAAGGTCTGCTATTCAGCCAAACACGAAAGCCTTATATATCGAGACTCCGACAAATCCACTTTTGAAAGTGACGGACATAAAGGCAAGTGCGCAGCTGGCAAAAGAACATGGCTTGCTAACCATCGTCGACAATACCTTCAGCACACCATACTGGCAAACACCGTTGACAATGGGAGCGGATATCGTCCTTCATTCTGCTACTAAATATCTCGGCGGACATAGCGATGTAGTGGCTGGACTGGTCGTCGTGAATGATGAACAGCTTGCTGATGATCTTCATTTTGTCCAGAATTCTACGGGCGGAATTTTAGGGCCTCAGGATTCCTGGTTATTAGTGAGGGGAATTAAGACATTGGGCCTGCGGATGGAAGCCCATGAATCAAGCACAAAGAAGATAGTCGAGTTTCTTTCTGGCCACGAGAGTGTTGGTAAAGTGTATTACCCGGGTCTCGAATCGCATCCACAACATACAATTGCCAAAGAACAGGCAGGCGGGTTTGGAGGAATGGTCAGCTTTGATGTAGGCAGCGCAGAAAAAGCAGCTGAGGTACTAAAGAAAGTGAAGTATTTTACGCTTGCAGAGAGTCTTGGGGCGGTTGAAAGCTTGATCTCGGTTCCCGCTAAAATGACTCACGCCTCCATTCCAGCAGAGCGCCGTGCGGAACTTGGAATCACGGACGGCTTAATCCGAATTTCTGTCGGGATTGAAGATGTGGAGGACTTGATAGAGGATTTGAGCCAGGCTTTATAA
- a CDS encoding nucleobase:cation symporter-2 family protein produces MKQNPFKIASLGIQHVLAMYAGAVIVPLIVGGALGLTGEQLTYLVSIDIFMCGIATLLQVWRNKFFGIGLPVVLGCTFTAVGPMIAIGGQYGISAIYGSILISGIFVVAISKFFGKLVRFFPPVVTGSVVTIIGITLIPVAMNNMAGGQGSPDFGSLSNIGLAFGTLLFIIVLFRFFKGFVRAIAILLGLGAGTIVAYFMGMVDFSAVREASWLHMPAPFYFGLPTFELSAILTMILVAMVSLVESTGVYFALGDICEEKLEEKDLANGYRAEGLAIILGAFFNAFPYTTYSQNVGLLQMSGVKTKNVIYTAGAFLVLLGLVPKIGALTTIIPTPVLGGAMVAMFGMVVAYGIKMLSKVEFSSQENLLIIACSVGMGLGVTTVPELFAQMPSSIRILTDNGIVAGSLTAIALNLVFNVFNGKKVVQHPSVVQQQAS; encoded by the coding sequence ATGAAACAGAATCCATTTAAAATTGCTTCCCTAGGAATTCAGCATGTTTTGGCTATGTACGCTGGCGCGGTAATCGTTCCGCTGATTGTTGGGGGAGCGCTTGGCTTAACGGGAGAACAGTTAACATATTTAGTTTCGATAGATATCTTTATGTGCGGAATCGCTACCCTGCTCCAGGTTTGGCGCAACAAATTCTTCGGAATCGGTCTTCCTGTTGTGTTAGGCTGCACATTCACTGCCGTTGGTCCGATGATTGCTATTGGCGGCCAGTACGGAATTTCGGCCATCTATGGCTCTATCCTCATTTCTGGTATTTTTGTCGTTGCCATATCAAAGTTCTTTGGAAAACTTGTCAGGTTCTTTCCGCCGGTTGTTACCGGATCGGTTGTGACGATCATCGGAATTACCTTAATTCCTGTTGCCATGAATAATATGGCTGGGGGCCAGGGCAGCCCGGATTTCGGCTCCCTCTCAAATATCGGGCTTGCCTTTGGCACCTTGCTTTTTATCATTGTGCTTTTCCGCTTCTTTAAAGGGTTTGTCCGAGCTATCGCCATTCTGCTCGGGCTTGGTGCGGGGACAATCGTTGCATATTTTATGGGAATGGTAGACTTTTCAGCTGTTAGGGAAGCATCCTGGCTGCACATGCCTGCTCCATTTTACTTTGGCCTCCCTACATTTGAATTATCAGCCATCCTGACAATGATTCTAGTCGCGATGGTAAGCCTGGTTGAATCTACAGGAGTATATTTTGCACTAGGAGATATTTGTGAAGAAAAGCTTGAAGAGAAAGACCTGGCAAATGGTTACCGTGCAGAAGGACTGGCGATTATTCTTGGAGCCTTTTTTAACGCATTCCCTTACACAACCTATTCACAAAATGTCGGCCTTCTACAGATGTCAGGAGTAAAGACTAAGAACGTCATATACACAGCCGGCGCATTCCTTGTCCTGCTGGGCTTAGTACCGAAAATCGGCGCTTTGACTACGATAATCCCTACTCCAGTACTTGGAGGAGCAATGGTTGCGATGTTTGGCATGGTCGTTGCTTATGGAATTAAAATGCTCAGCAAGGTGGAGTTTTCCTCACAGGAAAACCTTTTAATAATCGCATGTTCTGTGGGAATGGGTCTTGGTGTCACTACAGTCCCGGAACTATTCGCTCAGATGCCATCCAGCATCCGCATACTGACAGACAACGGAATCGTAGCGGGAAGCTTGACCGCTATTGCACTGAACCTGGTTTTTAATGTATTTAATGGAAAGAAAGTGGTTCAGCACCCTTCTGTTGTACAACAACAGGCTTCATAA
- a CDS encoding xanthine phosphoribosyltransferase — translation MKQLTEKIKAEGSVLSPTILKVDTFLNHQVDPQLMLEIGKEFASRFAGSGITKILTIESSGIAPAVMAGLQLQVPVVFARKRKSLTLVKDLITASVYSFTKEENNEISVSSKFLSEDDTVLIIDDFLANGQAALGLAEIANKAKAYIAGFGIVIEKGFQDGGRLLREEGYRVESLAIIKSLENSIVTFEHSDEGKAEMIR, via the coding sequence ATGAAACAGCTAACCGAAAAAATTAAGGCCGAAGGGAGCGTCCTGTCTCCAACCATCCTAAAGGTGGATACTTTCCTGAATCACCAGGTTGATCCTCAGCTAATGCTTGAAATCGGAAAAGAATTCGCCAGCAGGTTTGCAGGATCTGGGATTACTAAGATTTTGACAATCGAATCATCCGGCATTGCACCAGCTGTAATGGCAGGTCTCCAATTACAGGTGCCAGTTGTTTTTGCAAGGAAAAGAAAATCTCTTACACTCGTAAAAGATCTGATAACGGCATCCGTTTACTCTTTTACAAAGGAGGAAAACAATGAAATCTCTGTATCTAGTAAATTCCTCTCAGAGGATGATACAGTGTTGATCATTGACGATTTCCTTGCAAACGGACAAGCTGCACTGGGGCTAGCAGAGATTGCGAACAAAGCTAAAGCATACATAGCAGGCTTCGGAATTGTGATTGAAAAAGGATTTCAGGATGGCGGCCGTCTTTTACGTGAAGAAGGCTACAGGGTTGAATCACTGGCCATTATAAAGTCTCTCGAAAATAGCATCGTAACGTTTGAACATTCGGATGAAGGAAAGGCGGAGATGATTCGATGA
- a CDS encoding ABC transporter transmembrane domain-containing protein has protein sequence MSVFKDLLWYFKAEKKAYLIGVFLLLFVALLQLVPPRVIGIIVDEITNGTLTSGKLGIWIFVLVVSGLAMYSLRYYWRIMIFGSAVKLSRLLRNRLYAHFTSMSQSFYQKRRTGDLMAHATNDLSAIQQTAGAGVLTFVDSVSTGGFVIIAMAATISWKLTLIALIPMPFMALLTSWYGTMLHKRFHKAQEAFSDLNDKTQESITGIKVIKTFGQENEDIEDFRKQSEDVVKKNISVAKIDALFDPTISIIVGISFFLSIAFGSRYVLDGELTIGQLVSFTSYLGLLVWPMLAFGWFFNIVERGRASYDRVSALLDEKIDIQDKADALNIVPEGDIHYNIESFTYPGDQEPILKNIRFELGKGQTLGVVGKTGAGKTTLLKLLIREFDLSNGCISVGGRNIEDYKIDRLRQAIGYVPQDHFLFSATVKENIAFANPSVDKEVIYGSARVANIHEDILEFTHGYQTVVGERGVSLSGGQKQRISIARALVMNPEILVLDDSLSAVDAKTEEQILSALKENRKDKTTIITAHRLSAIHHADLIIVLENGRIAERGTHDQLMEQDGWYRDMYLRQQLEELVEQGG, from the coding sequence ATGAGCGTATTTAAAGATTTATTATGGTACTTCAAAGCTGAGAAAAAAGCTTACTTAATTGGGGTTTTTTTGCTGCTGTTTGTGGCACTGCTCCAGCTTGTACCGCCTCGCGTCATTGGGATTATTGTAGATGAGATTACCAATGGAACCCTTACTTCAGGGAAGCTTGGCATCTGGATATTCGTACTTGTTGTATCAGGACTGGCGATGTATTCGCTTCGTTACTACTGGCGAATTATGATTTTTGGTTCAGCTGTGAAGCTGTCCCGGTTATTAAGGAATCGACTTTATGCTCATTTTACCAGCATGTCTCAATCCTTTTACCAAAAAAGAAGGACAGGGGATTTGATGGCCCATGCCACCAATGACCTGTCGGCAATTCAGCAGACTGCAGGTGCGGGGGTCCTGACATTTGTAGACTCCGTTTCAACCGGCGGGTTTGTAATTATTGCAATGGCTGCCACGATCAGCTGGAAGCTTACTTTGATTGCTTTGATTCCAATGCCGTTTATGGCCTTGCTGACAAGCTGGTACGGGACCATGCTTCATAAAAGATTCCATAAGGCCCAGGAAGCATTTTCAGATTTGAATGACAAGACACAGGAGAGCATTACTGGCATAAAAGTAATTAAAACCTTTGGCCAGGAAAATGAAGACATTGAGGATTTCCGCAAGCAGTCCGAAGATGTCGTAAAAAAGAACATCTCGGTTGCAAAGATTGACGCGCTATTTGACCCGACAATCTCCATAATCGTCGGTATATCTTTTTTCCTTTCCATTGCATTCGGCTCGAGATATGTTTTGGATGGGGAGCTGACGATTGGTCAGCTAGTATCCTTTACATCCTATCTCGGCTTACTGGTTTGGCCGATGCTGGCGTTTGGCTGGTTTTTCAATATTGTCGAGCGGGGAAGGGCTTCCTATGACCGTGTTTCAGCCCTGCTGGATGAAAAAATTGACATTCAGGACAAGGCAGACGCACTTAATATCGTTCCTGAAGGTGACATTCATTATAATATCGAATCATTTACCTATCCAGGGGACCAGGAACCGATATTGAAAAATATCAGATTTGAGCTTGGCAAAGGGCAGACTCTGGGGGTCGTTGGGAAAACAGGAGCTGGAAAAACAACGCTGCTGAAACTCCTTATACGTGAATTCGACCTTTCCAATGGGTGCATCTCTGTTGGAGGCAGGAACATCGAGGATTATAAGATAGATCGGCTAAGGCAGGCAATCGGATATGTTCCTCAGGACCACTTCCTTTTTTCAGCCACAGTCAAGGAAAACATAGCATTTGCCAACCCTTCTGTTGATAAGGAAGTCATTTATGGTTCAGCAAGAGTGGCGAATATCCATGAAGATATACTGGAATTCACGCATGGTTACCAGACCGTTGTCGGAGAGCGCGGGGTATCTTTGTCGGGAGGGCAAAAGCAAAGGATTTCTATCGCGCGAGCACTTGTGATGAACCCTGAAATACTGGTGCTGGATGATTCGCTTTCAGCGGTGGATGCAAAGACCGAGGAGCAGATTCTCTCCGCATTGAAAGAAAATCGAAAAGATAAAACAACGATTATCACTGCGCACCGCCTAAGCGCCATTCATCACGCCGATTTAATCATTGTTCTTGAAAATGGCCGGATTGCTGAACGAGGGACGCATGATCAGCTAATGGAGCAGGATGGCTGGTACAGGGACATGTATTTGAGACAGCAGCTCGAAGAACTCGTTGAGCAGGGAGGTTAA